Proteins from a genomic interval of Harpia harpyja isolate bHarHar1 chromosome 9, bHarHar1 primary haplotype, whole genome shotgun sequence:
- the DNAJA2 gene encoding dnaJ homolog subfamily A member 2 produces MANVADTKLYDILGVPPGASDNELKKAYRKLAKEYHPDKNPNAGDKFKEISFAYEVLSNPEKRELYDRYGEQGLREGSGGSSGMDDIFSHIFGGGLFNFMGGQSRSRNGRRRGEDMMHPLKVSLEDLYNGKTTKLQLSKNVLCSACNGQGGKAGAVQKCNACRGRGVRIMIRQLAPGMVQQMQSVCSDCNGEGEVINEKDRCKKCEGKKVIKEVKILEVHVDKGMKHGQRITFSGEADQAPGVEPGDIVLLLQEKENEVFQRDGNDLHMTHKIGLVEALCGFQFTFKHLDGRQIVVKYPPGKVIEPGCVRVVRGEGMPQYRNPFEKGDLYIKFDVQFPENNWISPEKLSELEDLLPARPEFPNVIGDAEEVDLQEFDTTRGSGGGQRREAYNDSSDEESSHHGPGVQCAHQ; encoded by the exons aTGGCGAACGTGGCCGACACGAAGCTCTACGACATCCTGGGGGTGCCGCCCGGGGCCTCCGACAACGAGCTCAAGAAG GCATACCGAAAGCTGGCCAAGGAATACCATCCTGATAAGAATCCAAATGCAGGGGACaaa TTCAAAGAAATAAGCTTTGCCTATGAAGTATTGTCAAATCCAGAGAAACGTGAGTTATATGATAGATATGGAGAACAGGGTCTTCGAGAAGGTAGCGGTGGAAGCAGTGGAATGGACGATATTTTCTCCCATATCTTTGGTGGTGGATTGTTCAATTTCATGGGTGGTCAGAGTAGAAGTCGTAATGGTagaagaagaggagaagataTGATGCATCCACTCAA AGTCTCTTTAGAAGATCTGTATAATGGAAAGACAACTAAACTACAACTTAGCAAGAATGTCCTTTGTAGTGCATGTAATGG gcagggagggaaggctgGAGCTGTTCAGAAATGTAATGCTTGCCGGGGTAGAGGTGTACGTATCATGATCAGACAGCTGGCTCCTGGAATGGTTCAGCAGATGCAGTCCGTATGCTCTGACTGCAACGGAGAAG GTGAAGTAATTAATGAAAAAGACCGCTGTAAAAAATGTGAAGGGAAGAAGGTGATCAAAGAGGTAAAAATACTTGAAGTCCATGTAGACAAAGGCATGAAACATGGGCAAAGAATTACATTCAGTGGAGAAGCAGATCAGGCTCCAGGTGTGGAACCAGGAGATATTGTCCTCTTACTCCAAGAAAAGGAGAATGAG gtctTCCAGCGGGATGGAAATGACTTGCATATGACGCACAAGATTGGACTTGTTGAAGCACTGTGTGGATTTCAGTTCACATTTAAGCACCTTGATGGACGTCAAATTGTGGTTAAATATCCTCCTGGAAAAGTAATTGAACCAG GTTGTGTTCGCGTAGTCAGAGGTGAAGGAATGCCACAGTATCGTAATCCTTTTGAGAAGGGGGATCTTTACATTAAATTTGACGTTCAGTTTCCTGAAAATAACTGGATTAGCCCAGAAAAGCTTTCA GAACTTGAAGATCTTCTGCCAGCTAGACCAGAATTTCCTAATGTAATTGGTGATGCGGAAGAGGTAGATCTTCAGGAATTTGATACCACTCGTGGTTCAGGTGGTGGCCAGAGACGTGAAGCTTATAACGATAGTTCTGATGAAGAAAGCAGCCATCATGGACCTGGGGTACAGTGTGCCCATCAGTAA